Within Piliocolobus tephrosceles isolate RC106 chromosome 7, ASM277652v3, whole genome shotgun sequence, the genomic segment AGGGCAGGTGACTGGGCCGGTTCACTGCTGCAGGCCCAGGGTCCAGCCCTGCCTTGTCATCACACATGCTCAAAAGGATGTGATTCAGGAAatgaaggcaggaaggagaaaagagtgaACCTGACACAGGGTGAAAGCTGTGTGACCACCTGGGCTGGAGGGGAGAGCCTGGGGCTGCCCCTTAGAGAGACAGCCTCGAGAGACCGAGGTCCCAGGGAGGGGCTCCCTGGAGGAAAGTGGGTCGGTGGTCCTCCAGACTGAGGACAGCATTTCCTGACGTTGCCTGGGTCCAGCAGGGCCCTGTGCCCCCTGGTGAGGTGGGGGAGGGTGTGACAGTGCCTCTGGAGGGGAGAGCTGGGTGCCCACCAACCGGGATGCCCACTGGCTGTTGGGTTCCAGTGGCCCAGTGACAACACAGGTCAACTCCCTTGGCTCCCagggtaaaaaaaataaataaataaataaacagaataaacaacAGGACAAAGGGAAGACTCCGTGTAGGAGGCAGATGAGTTTAGTGGGGAGGGTGCAGGTCTGCGCTGTGACGGGGGCGGCCTAACACTCTACATCCAGGACCTACATGGGGCCGGGCAGATGCTGCAAAAGAAATTGGAACCACAGCCTCCGAGGGGCCCAGGGACGCTTAAGCACCCGGACAGACCCGGCTGGGCCCCAGCCTCACCTGTGAGCGGTCAAAGTGTGGGAGGACAGAGCTGGGAGGCAGCCTGCGCAGGAGCGGTTTTTCCAGGGCACCAGTCTTCAAGCGGACTCAGCCCCCTGCAGGTCCCAGAAACTTAGCAGGGGTTTTGGAGCAGCAGCCTCCAACACTTGCGGCAGCTCCAGGCTCCTGCAAGGCTATGCCCTGCTTTTCTCTGAGCCACTGAGCGCGCCCGAGGGGCCCCTGGAGGCGTCTgcccttctcctcccttctcccctccccccaggcCACCTCTGCCAGGGGAAAGCGCTCCAAGCACTCTAGAAAGAACGAAGACTCTGTGCCTGTGGCCTAACCATCCCCGCCGACCTCATTTGCCCTTAACTATGCTCCTTCCCGGATCTGCCTGGCCGGCTCCGGGCCGCCCTGCCCTGGCCGCCTCCCTTTCCATCTCAGGTTGTCCAAACCTCACCTGCGCCCCAGGGTCCCTACTccgcctcctccctcttcctcctcctccgcctTGAAGCCTCTTCCCTCCTGCGTCTGCTGCCAAATCCAGACCACTCCCGCCCCATCCTAGGGAAAGGGTCGTCCCGCCCTCCGCACCCTTTGAGGAGCTCAGGGCCCTCCGGGTCTCCCTCAGCCTCCGTGGGTCCCCGAGTCAGGAACCAAATCTGGCCCGACGTTCCCTACGGCGTGGAGCCCAGGGTCTGTGATTGGGGTTGAGGCTGGCCTTGGGGCCCTGCAGGCGTCCCCCTCCTCCCGGGTCTCGGGCTGTTTTCCGCAGGAGGCGGCTGCAGGCAGACCTGCAGGAACCCCGGGAGCCGCCCCAGTGCAAGAGACCAGAGGAGGGGCCGGCCGGTCCAGCCCCCTGGGTCCCAGGGCTGACTCCTCCTCCAGGGCGCAGATCCCCGCAGCCCGGCAGGAGAGAAGGTGCCTGGAGAGGGGTCCGGACTGTGGGCCGGGGGCTGGGATGAGGGTCGGGTGAGAACAGGGCTGCGAGAGTTTAGAGAGATTGGAAGGGGGACCAAAGGCAGAGGGCCCAGGGAGAGGGGATGCGGGGAAGGGAGGAGAGCGAGCGCGGGAGCAGGAGGTTGGGGGGGTGAAGCCGCATTCGGGAGcgcagaggctggggtgggatgGGGGCTGCGCCCTGAGTGAAGCCCGGTTAGGGAGCAGGAAGCTGGGGAGGGGGCTCTCTGGGTGAAGTCCCCCGCAACACCCACCTCCCCCTACTCAGGCTGAGCCCTCTGGCGTCATGGAGGGGCTCGTCCTAGCCCTGTGTGCCCTCCCGCTGGCTGCCGCGTCTGCTGGCTACGCCACGACGCCAGGTAAGGAGCGGCcctggcagggctgggggcatcggggctggggctggggctgcggACCCTGGCCCACCGCGCCCCGCTTGCTGCCCACAGCTCGGAACCTGAGCTGCTACCAGTGCTTCAAGGTGAGCAGCTGGAGGCAGTGTCCACCCACCTCGTGCAGCCCGCTGGACCAAGTCTGCATCTCCAACGAGGTGGTCATCTATTTTAGTGAGTCCCCCCTGGGGCAGAGGGCAGTTGCCAGGCGCCTGCCTCTCAGCAGCTCAGCTGATGCGTTCTCGGTGCTCCAGGGCCTGGGGCCGCGTGGGTCCGACAATGCCTCCTGCTGTCTCTCCCGCGCTGGGTTTGGACGAGCATCCCAGAGTGTgaattttgacttttctttttctcctccatttGAAGTGTCTCTAGGAACTGTCAGCAGGACAAAGGCTCCAACGTCACTGAATTTACAAAGACAGCAGGAACAcacaggggtggggagaggcagcTGTTCGGGTGGATAGGTTATCCGCCCTTCCTAGCACAGCACAGTAGGCCTGCCATACAGCCCAGCATCGGGCAGGCTGCGCTGGGAATCTAATACAGTGTATGACAGTGTCATATAGTATAACACAACATAATGAATATAATGTGTATACTGCAACTTAATATAATACGATACAATACAAcataatgtaataaaatagaaTGCAACGCAACACACCATAACACACCATGACACATAAAGGAGATTCCACACAAGCTCTTTTCTCCACCATTTGGGTTTTGAGTGTTGTGCATCCTTTCAGGGGTTCCGTGGTTGCTGACAGACACGTGTCCATCAGAACGTCTCTGCCATGTCTTTAAGTGAGCAGCACAGAGAAACGAGCCCAGGGCTGGGCACCCAGCCCAGCAGGTTTTCTGTGATGGGCAGCCCCTTTCCACTGCTCTGAGTCACCCCTTCTCCCCACGACGCACGCGCCCCAGGGCTGGCAGGGGTGGTCCAGGCTGTGCCTGGCTTCAAGGGAAAGCCCCTTACAGCCAGTTGCCCTGGAGTCTGTATTTGCTGTGCTGCGGGGCGGAGGTGGCCTGGGCAGCCAGGCTCCCCAGCTCTGCAGCACCTTGCCCGGGAAAGGACAGGAGACAGTGGTCTCTTGGTCCCCCTCACAGGGCCAGGTTCCTTGCTCTAGTTCTTCTGGGTCCCGGCTGCCCCTTTGGAAAGCAtccttgcattttcctgataactgTGGATACTTCCTTGCTGGGGGCTCTGGGGCCACCTGCCTCTCCTCTTTTCTGCAGAATGGAGCGTACACACCCTGCTCAGCAAACGCTGTGCTCCCAGATGTCCCAACACCAACATGAAGTTTGAATGGTCCCCGGCCCCCTCGGTGCAAGGCGTGATTACTAGGCGCTGCTGTGCTGGGGCTCTCTGCAACAGGGCACCGACCCCACAGGAGGGGCGCTGGGCCCTGCAAGGGGGGCTCCTGCTCCAGGTGGGCCTCGGCCTCCTCGGGGCCCTGTTGTGAGGGCCCTCCCTCTACACCCCCTCCTGGCCCTGCTGGCCTGTCCTGTCTCCTGCCTCCCACTGCCATCCTCTGTCCGCCCCTTCCAGGACACTGGGGGGACCCTCCCTCTCTGAGGTGGTGGGGAAGGTGCCATTGCCTCCACCCTGGATCTAGCCACCTCACTTCTCCCCCACAGGGGCCCCTTTGCTGGGGAACCCCGTGGATTCAGCAACTGCTCCTCCTGGGGAAGGACGGTGCCTCCAGTGTGGGTGATGGGAAGGACGGTGCCTCTGGTGTTGGGTGATGGGCAAGGATGGTGCCTCTGGTGGGCGATGGCCCCTTGCATGAGGCCCCTTGCCCTCAGTGCTGTCCAGGACCCTTTGAAGGGCAGGAGAGCCCAGGTGCGGCCACAGCTGGGGCTCTCCCTCTGCCCAAGGGAAACCCAGGAAGGATAACACTGTGGGTGCCCCCACCCGTACACTGGGACCACGACCTTCACCCTCTTGAAGACAATAAACTCTCATGCTCCATGGTGCTCATTCCTTCCTGCTCCTCCCCGTCCACCCGCCCTGCCCAGCCCTCAGCAAAGGGCTCTGTGGGTCGGTACCGGCGGCCACTGGAGCAGCCAGATCTGCAAAAAAACCTTCcagctgggaggttgaggataGGGACCGTCTCTGCAGCCTAGGGCCCAGCAGTGGGTAAGCAGTATGTCACAGGCTCGGGGCTGGGATCCTAGAAGGGCTGGGGCCCCTGAGTGGAGGTGGGGATGAGCCTGGAGAAAGGGGTCTGTGGCACGTGACCAGGGTTGCGGTGCCCGTCTGagcagccacagtaggatagcaGGAGGTCAGGACTGATGGACAGTGCCAGCAAGGGGAGGGTAGGAATGGGAGGGCTGCCAGGTGAGGCACGGGTAATGTgcaggctggggcagaggggaccAATGCCGAGTTCAGGACTGGCCAGGCTAAGCAGGGCACCATGGGACATCCTGGAGCTGTCCTGGGGCAGGGGTGGCTGAGAAGGAGGCCTTCTGCATCGGGAAGGAGGTGGCCTCACCAGGTAGCAAAGCCCCAGATGAAGGACAATGCTGGGTCTGCCACCTGCTGCCCGAGGGCAGGTCTTCACAGCACCCCTGCAGCCTGCACCCCTGTGCCTGTGCACTGCACCCCGCACTGTCCTCCAGCCAATGTTTCCCCTGTGGACCCAGGAGGCCATGGCAGCCCCCTCAGGTAGAGGCCCTGGATCCCCTGTCCTCGGCAGGCTGCAGGCTCTCCAGAGAAGGGTCCTCGGGTTCCCAGGCAGAGCAGgaccttctcctctcctcttgcGGTTACGAATTTTCGGCTGAATTCCAACGCTGACGGCTAGGGCAGATCCTCAGGGCAGGGCGCCTGGTGCTCCTCCTAACGTCAGGAATCTGGCATCCGACGCCTTGGGGCAGCCAGCAAGACCAGTGCTGGCAGGAGATTCCCCAGGACCCTGGCCCGAAAGCTTCTGTTTTTCTGCACAGGAAGGTACTGGGAAGTGATCTGGCCGCAGTGAGAGTGGCCGTGCAGGTCTTCCCTGATGCATTTTCCTAGGAAATATGTGTAAATCTAATCTGGGCACCTGTGCTGGGGTCAGGGGCCTATGGCCCGCCTCCCCACAGCCACTGGACCAGCCACTCTTGTGCCTTTGAGAGCTGGGGGCTTTGGCCTCTCTGGACAGGAGGACGGGAACCACAATTCCTTCAGGGCACCTGCTCAGCTGGAACTCAGAAACATTGCataatacattgattttttaaaaattattatttgagacaaggtcttgctctgttgcccaggttggagtgcagtggcacaatcctagctcagtgcagccttgacttcccaggctcaagcgatcctcccacatcaccctcctgagtagctaggaccacaggcacgtgccaccactccagctcatttttatgctttgtggaaacagagtctcactatattgctcaggctggtcttgaactcctggcctcaagtgatcctcctgcctcgacttcccaaaatgctgggattacaggtgtgtgccaccacagtttgtataaatggatttttaaaaaagaggatgaaggaaggaaagatgatgACTAAATGCTTCAGAGATGAATGAGAAAAAACTCCTCGAGTGGTAAATAAACGCTTGCTGAGGGTGAGCACGTGAGACTGGGAAGTGGTCACAGAAGGGACGGTCAGGGTGGATGAGGAGGGCGGTGCGTGCCTTCCCGCACCACTGCTTCTCTCCTGGCCCTCAGTTTCCCTGTCCTTCTGACCTGAGAAAATTCTGAGCCACTGTTCTAGTCTCTCCAGGGCAGTGGGGCCCTCCCCGTTACCTGGGAAATCTGAGCCATCTGTGTTCCCCACAGGCAGCGATCAGACCGGGGGCTGAGCCTCCAACAGGGGGAcggggcagggcaggggaccTTGAGAACACGCAGGCAAGTGGCCCAGCGCCACCTGTACAAGGGAGAGGCACGGGGCAGACAGCCAGGCCGGCCAGGCAAACGCTCAGGAGTGTGGGGCAACGCATAAAAACCAAAGCTGCCAGAATCCATATTTTTCCATATCATAAGAATAATGgcaagccgggcacagtggttcatgcctgtgatcccagcactttgggaagctgaggcgggcagatcacctgaggtcaggagttcgagaccagcctggccaacatggtgaaacactatctctactaaaaatacaaaaattagtcaggcatggtgttgggcacctgtaatcccagctactcgggaggctgaggcaggagaattgcttgaactggggagacagaagttgcagtgggccaagatcatgccacctcactctagcctgggtgacagagtgagactccatttcaaaaagaagaatggcaaaaaaaaaaaaaaattcactcctTGTGCTATAAAGTTCCATGGGTTTTGATAAATGCACAATGTCCAGTGCCATCACTGCTGTGTCTAGTGGAATACTTCCACAG encodes:
- the LY6L gene encoding lymphocyte antigen 6L encodes the protein MEGLVLALCALPLAAASAGYATTPARNLSCYQCFKVSSWRQCPPTSCSPLDQVCISNEVVIYFKWSVHTLLSKRCAPRCPNTNMKFEWSPAPSVQGVITRRCCAGALCNRAPTPQEGRWALQGGLLLQVGLGLLGALL